A genomic segment from Streptosporangium roseum DSM 43021 encodes:
- a CDS encoding putative glycolipid-binding domain-containing protein, whose translation MRGLVWMKDEGAEYAEVGLASELTAVGVAIGTDPVPYRLEYILRTLPGYMTELLSVRVHGADWHRALDLRRSAHGTWSCETKEEGRLGGPPPGGDMNVLNGALDCDLGLSPLTNTMPVLRHGLDKCEGRMDFVMAWVQVPHLHVIRHPQRYTHLAPGAVRYESEGFSADLTFDDDGIVTDYPGLAKLIAS comes from the coding sequence ATGCGTGGACTCGTGTGGATGAAGGACGAGGGCGCCGAATACGCCGAGGTGGGCCTCGCGTCGGAGCTGACGGCGGTCGGCGTGGCGATCGGGACGGATCCCGTGCCCTACCGGCTGGAGTACATCCTGCGGACCCTCCCCGGATACATGACCGAGCTGCTCTCCGTACGGGTCCACGGCGCGGACTGGCACCGGGCGCTCGACCTGCGCCGCTCCGCCCACGGGACCTGGTCGTGCGAGACCAAGGAGGAGGGGCGCCTCGGCGGGCCGCCGCCCGGCGGGGACATGAACGTCCTGAACGGCGCGCTCGACTGCGACCTCGGGCTATCGCCGCTGACGAACACCATGCCGGTGCTCCGTCACGGCCTCGACAAGTGCGAGGGGCGGATGGACTTCGTCATGGCCTGGGTCCAGGTCCCGCACCTGCACGTGATCCGCCACCCCCAGCGCTACACCCATCTCGCCCCCGGCGCGGTGCGCTACGAGAGCGAGGGCTTCAGTGCCGATCTCACCTTCGACGACGACGGCATCGTCACCGACTACCCGGGCCTGGCGAAGCTGATCGCCTCCTGA